In the genome of Nerophis lumbriciformis linkage group LG32, RoL_Nlum_v2.1, whole genome shotgun sequence, one region contains:
- the LOC133574672 gene encoding transcriptional regulator protein Pur-beta: MADGDSGSERGGSSGGGGGGGGGFQHFQRDQETQELASKRLDIQNKRFYLDVKQNNKGRFIKIAEVGAGGSKSRLTLSLSVAAEVRDYLGDFIEHYAQLGPSSPEQIAQASAGEDGGPRRALKSEFLVRENRKYYLDLKENQRGRFLRIRQTVNRGPGFGMGGPVAGMLAGQTIALPAQGLIEFRDALAKLIDDYGGDDDELAAGGMAAGGFGELPEGTSIMVDSKRFFFDVGSNKYGVFLRVSEVKPSYRNSITVPFKAWAKFGGAFSRYAEEMKEIQERHRDKMYERRDESEGDDVDDD, encoded by the coding sequence ATGGCGGATGGTGACAGCGGGAGTGAGCGCGGTGGTAGCAGCGGGGGAGGAGGCGGCGGAGGAGGCGGCTTCCAGCACTTTCAGAGGGACCAGGAGACCCAGGAGCTCGCCTCCAAGCGCCTCGACATCCAGAATAAACGCTTCTACCTGGACGTCAAGCAGAACAACAAGGGCCGCTTCATCAAGATCGCCGAGGTCGGGGCCGGGGGCTCCAAAAGTCGCCTGACCCTCTCCCTGTCAGTGGCCGCGGAGGTGCGCGACTACCTCGGGGACTTCATCGAGCATTACGCCCAGCTGGGGCCCAGCAGCCCCGAGCAGATCGCCCAGGCTTCCGCCGGCGAGGACGGAGGGCCTCGGCGAGCCCTGAAGAGCGAGTTTCTGGTGCGGGAGAACCGCAAGTACTACTTGGACTTGAAGGAGAACCAGCGGGGGAGGTTCCTGCGGATCCGGCAGACCGTCAACCGCGGGCCCGGCTTCGGCATGGGCGGCCCGGTGGCCGGCATGCTGGCCGGCCAGACCATAGCCCTTCCCGCCCAGGGCTTGATCGAGTTCCGAGACGCGCTGGCCAAGCTCATCGACGACTACGGCGGCGACGACGACGAGCTGGCGGCGGGGGGCATGGCCGCGGGGGGGTTCGGCGAGCTCCCCGAGGGCACGTCCATCATGGTGGACTCCAAGCGCTTCTTCTTCGACGTGGGCTCCAACAAATACGGCGTCTTCCTGCGCGTCAGCGAGGTGAAGCCCAGCTACCGGAACTCCATCACGGTTCCCTTCAAGGCCTGGGCCAAGTTCGGCGGCGCGTTCAGCCGCTACGCCGAGGAGATGAAGGAGATCCAGGAGAGGCACCGGGACAAGATGTACGAGAGGCGGGACGAGTCCGAGGGCGACGACGTGGATGACGACTGA